The DNA window GGGGTCACACCGGGCGCAGGGCCGGGCACCGGCCCCGGCTGCGGATACCAGGGCGGCGGCAGCGGGGTGTTCTCGGTGTACGCGTTCGGCGGGCCGGCCTGATGCGGACCACCGAAGGTCGGCGGCGCGGGCGGGATGGGAGCGTCGGGGCCGCCCATCAACTCGGCGAGGGACTCGGGCAGCAGCATGTTCCTGGTGAACGGCTGCACGTCGACGCCCTGCATCCCGGGAGCGGTCACCCATCCGGGCTCGTGGTTGCCGTGCGAGAACAAGGTGTCGCGCGACCAGATACCCGGAACGGTGGTGTCCTTGTAACCCGGTGGCGGCTGCAGCCTCGGCTCCGAGTAGGCGATGTGCTTGGGCAGGGTCATCGCCGTCGTGGTCTGGTTGATACCGAACGGCAGATAATTGAACTTGATCGCGTCCAAAATGGGGGCGAGGTACTGCGCGCACATCTCGGCCGACTCCTGATATCCCAGCCGGCTACCTGCCTGGATCGAACTGCAGACGAACTGGATCGGATTCGCGAAGTTATTGATCACCGGGAAGCTATTCACACCGCCGGTGACCGGGGAGACGATGTTCATCAAGTTGGCGCCGAGGTTCGGGAACACGTGCAGCGCCGTTTCCAGCCCGTCCTTCGAATCGGGCTGCAGGATCGCGTTGGTAACGTCGGCCAGGTTGTTGACGTCGTGCGTCAGCACCTCGGCGTTCTCGTCGAGGAAGCTGCGGGTGGTCGCCAGCAGTGTGTTGAGGTCCTGCAGTGCGTTGGCGACCTCCCGGTCGGTGTTGGTGAACGCGTTGGTGAATGTCGCGAGGTCGTCGTTCAACGCGACGAACTGCTGATCGCTTTGATACAGCGCATTGACGAACAGGGCGAGACTCTTGACCACGCCGAAGAAGTCACCGCGGCCCTCGTTGAGCGTGAAGAGCGCCTCGGACAAGCCGTTCAGTGTCTTGTTGAGCTGTTCGCCCTTGCCCGCGAACCCGTCGGCCGCCGACTCGATGATGTCGCCGAACGGGCCCTTGGGCTGTTCCGGTGTCGGACCCAGGTCGGTCAGGATGCGGCTGATGGAGTCGCGCAGCTCGTCGTACTCCACCGGGATCTGGGTGCGGTCGATCGGGATGACCGCGCCGTCCTCCAACACCGGCCCGCCGGTGTAGGGCGGTGACAACTGGATGGTGCGCGACGCGACCAGGCTGGGGTTCAGGATCGACGCGGTGGCGTTGGCGGGCACCTTGAACTTGTTGTCGTAGTTGAAGGTGACCTTCATCTTGTCGCCGGCCGGGTCGATCGCCTCGATCGTGCCGACCTTGACGCCCATGATCTGGATCTTGTCGCCGGGGTACAGGGCGAGCGTCTCAGGGAAGTAGGCGACGACGGTGTTGGTGGTCAGCTTCTTGTAGACGTTCCAGCCCACGATCACGGCCACCAGGCCGAGAATCACGACGAGCGTGCCGATGATCACCGCAGCACGGGATACCTTCGGCAGCTTCATGTTTCGAACGTTGAAGATCGTTGTCATCGGTTACACCCCCTATCCCTGCGAGCCTGGTGGAAGGAACGGCGGGTTGCCCGGCAACGGCGCTGTGCCTGCGGGTCCCGCATTCGGGCCGGGCCCCGGTGGCGGCGGAGGCCCGGTCAAGGCCGGCGGCAGCGGCGCGATGCCCGGCGTGAAGTCCGGCGGCAGCGGAGGCTGCGGGCCGACGGGTACCGTCCGGGCGCCCGGCGGGGCCGGCGGAAGCGCCGCAGGAACGCCCGGCATATCCGGCGACACCTGACCCGGGATCGCGGCCGACGGCACGCCCGGCGACGGCTGCGGGCCGTGCACGTTCGGGTCGGATGTGACCACGTCGGGCCGTCCGTAGTTGGGTCCGTACGGGTTGTCGCCGAACGGACCGACGGTCAAGCCGGCACACGGCAGCGGATCCGCGGCGGTTGGGATGCCGTCCGGCGCCGGCGTGTAGGAACACGGAGTTCCCGCGCGCACCGCAGGGCCGGGATGCTCGGGAGTGCCTTCCAGCACGGCGGGCCCTGGCGCCGGAGCGCCGTTCGGGAACCGGGCCGCGTTCGGATCCGGGAACCGCCATGCGGGCAGACCCGCGTCACCCCAGAACTTCTC is part of the Mycolicibacterium tusciae JS617 genome and encodes:
- a CDS encoding virulence factor Mce family protein; the protein is MTTIFNVRNMKLPKVSRAAVIIGTLVVILGLVAVIVGWNVYKKLTTNTVVAYFPETLALYPGDKIQIMGVKVGTIEAIDPAGDKMKVTFNYDNKFKVPANATASILNPSLVASRTIQLSPPYTGGPVLEDGAVIPIDRTQIPVEYDELRDSISRILTDLGPTPEQPKGPFGDIIESAADGFAGKGEQLNKTLNGLSEALFTLNEGRGDFFGVVKSLALFVNALYQSDQQFVALNDDLATFTNAFTNTDREVANALQDLNTLLATTRSFLDENAEVLTHDVNNLADVTNAILQPDSKDGLETALHVFPNLGANLMNIVSPVTGGVNSFPVINNFANPIQFVCSSIQAGSRLGYQESAEMCAQYLAPILDAIKFNYLPFGINQTTTAMTLPKHIAYSEPRLQPPPGYKDTTVPGIWSRDTLFSHGNHEPGWVTAPGMQGVDVQPFTRNMLLPESLAELMGGPDAPIPPAPPTFGGPHQAGPPNAYTENTPLPPPWYPQPGPVPGPAPGVTPGDPGSAALTGPLPVPGPGPGPAPAAPPAPVGPPLPAEAG